In Streptomyces puniciscabiei, a single genomic region encodes these proteins:
- a CDS encoding helix-turn-helix transcriptional regulator: MSNAMLLEDNDTATTNAESIPETRGILVALSSELVRWGLCNMLERLDPPRPVQPHHDVASALRLLRDGRYSLVIVDATDGEDALLRLTEDAGKLGVKVLVLLDRADAATVERIAALPADGFLVQSDLTLECMNETLQRLDRGDLPIPATMVRQLMARVRTGDSRSYQTQVRLTPREQDVLQLMGEGLSNKQIARRFGISVHGVKRHVTNVLAKLNCPNRTQAVSVALKQGLLGDG, translated from the coding sequence ATGTCGAATGCGATGCTGCTTGAGGACAATGACACCGCGACCACGAATGCGGAGTCCATACCCGAGACGAGAGGAATTCTCGTCGCCCTGTCCAGCGAACTGGTTCGCTGGGGACTCTGCAACATGCTCGAACGACTCGACCCGCCGCGTCCGGTGCAGCCGCACCACGACGTCGCCTCGGCGCTGCGGCTGCTGCGCGACGGACGGTACTCGCTGGTGATCGTCGACGCGACGGACGGCGAGGATGCCCTGCTGCGCCTGACCGAGGACGCCGGGAAGCTGGGGGTGAAGGTGCTCGTGCTGCTCGACCGTGCCGACGCGGCCACGGTGGAGCGCATCGCCGCCCTGCCGGCCGACGGGTTCCTGGTGCAGTCGGACCTCACGCTGGAGTGCATGAACGAGACGCTGCAGCGGCTCGACCGCGGCGACCTGCCGATTCCGGCGACCATGGTGCGTCAGCTCATGGCCCGGGTGCGCACCGGCGACTCCCGCTCGTACCAGACGCAGGTCCGGCTGACCCCGCGCGAGCAGGACGTGCTGCAGCTGATGGGCGAAGGGCTGAGCAACAAGCAGATAGCCCGGCGGTTCGGCATCTCGGTGCACGGGGTCAAACGGCATGTCACCAACGTGCTGGCCAAGCTGAACTGCCCCAACCGCACCCAGGCGGTGTCGGTGGCGCTCAAGCAGGGGCTGCTCGGCGATGGCTGA